From one Amaranthus tricolor cultivar Red isolate AtriRed21 chromosome 17, ASM2621246v1, whole genome shotgun sequence genomic stretch:
- the LOC130803872 gene encoding FCS-Like Zinc finger 10-like isoform X3: MFVQFDLCFSTTQIKGFFLKKMLKKRNRSIQKDQQMGPITSDGGVGGYETCLQSKVIGQRQKINSFFNVPGLFVGLTPNVASDCDSVRSPTSPLDFKLFCNLGNCLRLPKSSNEDHQKCWDCQKVGLGSIVDSLDDDDDDDVDDRNLTEKSKIIPSSNCKTILFGSQIKSKGVLSPKHADFCEAPKSLPKNYPIFPRLRPSYHQKGTSDVLFEIGGEPLESDPFRKIQSFSLDSHRLEFGIHRLNDCNTESMFNRSCFGNGKIERTSSCSPIGVSPMPITNGNEILCSLTPAEIELSEDYTCVITHGTNPKTTHIFGDCVLNCHPNEIDLASLETRKPCLENCLQKCSTARDPSDDFFSFCHFCKKKLEEGKDIYMYRGEKAFCSWDCRLEEISIDGEQEKFIMEAHGESPKPENGDDVFEKSIFVAI; this comes from the exons ATGTTTGTCCAATTTGATTTATGTTTTTCTACAACACAGATAAAGggattttttttgaagaaaatgttGAAGAAGAGAAATAGATCAATTCAAAAAGATCAACAAATGGGTCCAATAACATCAGATGGTGGTGTTGGTGGTTATGAAACATGTTTACAATCTAAAGTTATAGGGCAAAGGCAAAAGATCAACTCTTTTTTTAATGTGCCTGGTCTATTTGTTGGATTAACTCCTAATGTTGCCTCAGATTGTGATTCAGTTAGAAGCCCTACTTCACCTCTTGATTTTAAGCTGTTTTGTAACTTGGGTAATTGTCTTAGACTCCCAAAATCCTCTAATGAGGATCATCAAAAGTGTTGGGATTGTCAAAAGGTTGGGCTTGGGAGCATTGTAGATTctcttgatgatgatgatgatgatgatgttgatgatagAAACCTAACCGAGAAATCGAAAATCATTCCATCGTCTAATTGTAAGACCATATTATTTGGGTCTCAAATTAAGAGCAAAGGAGTCTTGTCACCCAAGCATGCTGATTTTTGTGAAGCACCTAAGTCATTGCCCAAAAACTATCCCATTTTTCCTAGGCTGAGGCCTTCTTATCATCAAAAGGGTACCTCTGATGTATTATTTGAGATTGGAGGAGAACCTTTAGAGTCTGACCCATTTAGAAAAATACAGTCTTTTTCATTGGATTCTCATAGGTTAGAATTCGGAATTCATAGGCTGAATGATTGCAATACCGAATCAATGTTCAATCGTTCTTGTTTTGGGAACGGAAAAATTGAAAGGACTTCGAGTTGTAGTCCGATTGGAGTTAGTCCAATGCCAATTACCAACGGCAATGAAATACTTTGTTCACTTACACCTGCAGAGATTGAGCTCTCAGAAGACTATACCTGTGTAATTACACATGGTACCAACCCTAAAACCACTCATATTTTTGGTGACTGCGTTTTGAATTGTCACCCCAATGAAATTGATCTTGCTAGCTTAGAGACCCGAAAGCCTTGTTTGGAAAATTGTTTGCAGAAATGTTCAACAGCGCGAGACCCTTCTGATGACTTCTTCAGCTTCTGCCACTTTTGTAAGAAGAAGTTGGAGGAGGGTAAAGATATATACATGTATAG AGGCGAGAAAGCATTCTGCAGCTGGGATTGCCGTTTGGAAGAGATTTCAATTGACGGAGAGCAAGAGAAATTCATCATGGAGGCTCATGGAGAATCCCCAAAACCCGAAAACGGTGATGACGTTTTTGAGAAGAGCATTTTTGTTGCCATATAG
- the LOC130803872 gene encoding FCS-Like Zinc finger 10-like isoform X2, translating into MLKKRNRSIQKDQQMGPITSDGGVGGYETCLQSKVIGQRQKINSFFNVPGLFVGLTPNVASDCDSVRSPTSPLDFKLFCNLGNCLRLPKSSNEDHQKCWDCQKVGLGSIVDSLDDDDDDDVDDRNLTEKSKIIPSSNCKTILFGSQIKSKGVLSPKHADFCEAPKSLPKNYPIFPRLRPSYHQKGTSDVLFEIGGEPLESDPFRKIQSFSLDSHRLEFGIHRLNDCNTESMFNRSCFGNGKIERTSSCSPIGVSPMPITNGNEILCSLTPAEIELSEDYTCVITHGTNPKTTHIFGDCVLNCHPNEIDLASLETRKPCLENCLQKCSTARDPSDDFFSFCHFCKKKLEEGKDIYMYRGEKAFCSWDCRLEEISIDGEQEKFIMEAHGESPKPENGDDVFEKSIFVAI; encoded by the exons atgttGAAGAAGAGAAATAGATCAATTCAAAAAGATCAACAAATGGGTCCAATAACATCAGATGGTGGTGTTGGTGGTTATGAAACATGTTTACAATCTAAAGTTATAGGGCAAAGGCAAAAGATCAACTCTTTTTTTAATGTGCCTGGTCTATTTGTTGGATTAACTCCTAATGTTGCCTCAGATTGTGATTCAGTTAGAAGCCCTACTTCACCTCTTGATTTTAAGCTGTTTTGTAACTTGGGTAATTGTCTTAGACTCCCAAAATCCTCTAATGAGGATCATCAAAAGTGTTGGGATTGTCAAAAGGTTGGGCTTGGGAGCATTGTAGATTctcttgatgatgatgatgatgatgatgttgatgatagAAACCTAACCGAGAAATCGAAAATCATTCCATCGTCTAATTGTAAGACCATATTATTTGGGTCTCAAATTAAGAGCAAAGGAGTCTTGTCACCCAAGCATGCTGATTTTTGTGAAGCACCTAAGTCATTGCCCAAAAACTATCCCATTTTTCCTAGGCTGAGGCCTTCTTATCATCAAAAGGGTACCTCTGATGTATTATTTGAGATTGGAGGAGAACCTTTAGAGTCTGACCCATTTAGAAAAATACAGTCTTTTTCATTGGATTCTCATAGGTTAGAATTCGGAATTCATAGGCTGAATGATTGCAATACCGAATCAATGTTCAATCGTTCTTGTTTTGGGAACGGAAAAATTGAAAGGACTTCGAGTTGTAGTCCGATTGGAGTTAGTCCAATGCCAATTACCAACGGCAATGAAATACTTTGTTCACTTACACCTGCAGAGATTGAGCTCTCAGAAGACTATACCTGTGTAATTACACATGGTACCAACCCTAAAACCACTCATATTTTTGGTGACTGCGTTTTGAATTGTCACCCCAATGAAATTGATCTTGCTAGCTTAGAGACCCGAAAGCCTTGTTTGGAAAATTGTTTGCAGAAATGTTCAACAGCGCGAGACCCTTCTGATGACTTCTTCAGCTTCTGCCACTTTTGTAAGAAGAAGTTGGAGGAGGGTAAAGATATATACATGTATAG AGGCGAGAAAGCATTCTGCAGCTGGGATTGCCGTTTGGAAGAGATTTCAATTGACGGAGAGCAAGAGAAATTCATCATGGAGGCTCATGGAGAATCCCCAAAACCCGAAAACGGTGATGACGTTTTTGAGAAGAGCATTTTTGTTGCCATATAG
- the LOC130803872 gene encoding FCS-Like Zinc finger 10-like isoform X1, with amino-acid sequence MFVQFDLCFSTTQIKGFFLKKMLKKRNRSIQKDQQMGPITSDGGVGGYETCLQSKVIGQRQKINSFFNVPGLFVGLTPNVASDCDSVRSPTSPLDFKLFCNLGNCLRLPKSSNEDHQKCWDCQKVGLGSIVDSLDDDDDDDVDDRNLTEKSKIIPSSNCKTILFGSQIKSKGVLSPKHADFCEAPKSLPKNYPIFPRLRPSYHQKGTSDVLFEIGGEPLESDPFRKIQSFSLDSHRLEFGIHRLNDCNTESMFNRSCFGNGKIERTSSCSPIGVSPMPITNGNEILCSLTPAEIELSEDYTCVITHGTNPKTTHIFGDCVLNCHPNEIDLASLETRKPCLENCLQKCSTARDPSDDFFSFCHFCKKKLEEGKDIYIGEKAFCSWDCRLEEISIDGEQEKFIMEAHGESPKPENGDDVFEKSIFVAI; translated from the exons ATGTTTGTCCAATTTGATTTATGTTTTTCTACAACACAGATAAAGggattttttttgaagaaaatgttGAAGAAGAGAAATAGATCAATTCAAAAAGATCAACAAATGGGTCCAATAACATCAGATGGTGGTGTTGGTGGTTATGAAACATGTTTACAATCTAAAGTTATAGGGCAAAGGCAAAAGATCAACTCTTTTTTTAATGTGCCTGGTCTATTTGTTGGATTAACTCCTAATGTTGCCTCAGATTGTGATTCAGTTAGAAGCCCTACTTCACCTCTTGATTTTAAGCTGTTTTGTAACTTGGGTAATTGTCTTAGACTCCCAAAATCCTCTAATGAGGATCATCAAAAGTGTTGGGATTGTCAAAAGGTTGGGCTTGGGAGCATTGTAGATTctcttgatgatgatgatgatgatgatgttgatgatagAAACCTAACCGAGAAATCGAAAATCATTCCATCGTCTAATTGTAAGACCATATTATTTGGGTCTCAAATTAAGAGCAAAGGAGTCTTGTCACCCAAGCATGCTGATTTTTGTGAAGCACCTAAGTCATTGCCCAAAAACTATCCCATTTTTCCTAGGCTGAGGCCTTCTTATCATCAAAAGGGTACCTCTGATGTATTATTTGAGATTGGAGGAGAACCTTTAGAGTCTGACCCATTTAGAAAAATACAGTCTTTTTCATTGGATTCTCATAGGTTAGAATTCGGAATTCATAGGCTGAATGATTGCAATACCGAATCAATGTTCAATCGTTCTTGTTTTGGGAACGGAAAAATTGAAAGGACTTCGAGTTGTAGTCCGATTGGAGTTAGTCCAATGCCAATTACCAACGGCAATGAAATACTTTGTTCACTTACACCTGCAGAGATTGAGCTCTCAGAAGACTATACCTGTGTAATTACACATGGTACCAACCCTAAAACCACTCATATTTTTGGTGACTGCGTTTTGAATTGTCACCCCAATGAAATTGATCTTGCTAGCTTAGAGACCCGAAAGCCTTGTTTGGAAAATTGTTTGCAGAAATGTTCAACAGCGCGAGACCCTTCTGATGACTTCTTCAGCTTCTGCCACTTTTGTAAGAAGAAGTTGGAGGAGGGTAAAGATATATACAT AGGCGAGAAAGCATTCTGCAGCTGGGATTGCCGTTTGGAAGAGATTTCAATTGACGGAGAGCAAGAGAAATTCATCATGGAGGCTCATGGAGAATCCCCAAAACCCGAAAACGGTGATGACGTTTTTGAGAAGAGCATTTTTGTTGCCATATAG
- the LOC130803728 gene encoding uncharacterized protein LOC130803728, with translation MTLHDCYTNVYTLRHEGKLKDLMPLPPHRTLPPQKLAGNDLTLPSQKSIGTLLPQRPVSSVFLINRKVSIKEIRREGQAFLLFSKEVKQEDSKLDTRITNLLEQFADVFPTELPVGLPPIRGIEHQINLIPGAALPNKPAYRTSLEETKELQRQI, from the coding sequence ATGACTTTACATGATTGTTACACTAATGTTTATACCCTGAGACATGAGGGAAAACTTAAGGACCTCATGCCCCTGCCACCCCATAGAACCTTGCCTCCACAGAAGCTAGCAGGCAATGACCTCACTTTACCTTCACAGAAGTCAATAGGCACTTTACTTCCACAAAGACCTGTAAGTAGTGTGTTCTTGATAAACAGAAAGGTGAGTATCAAGGAGATCAGGAGAGAAGGACAAGCTTTTCTCTTGTTTAGTAAGGAAGTTAAGCAGGAGGATAGTAAGCTAGATACTAGGATCACTAACTTGTTGGAACAGTTTGCTGATGTCTTTCCTACAGAGTTACCAGTAGGGTTACCTCCAATAAGAGGTATTGAGCATCAAATTAATCTCATACCAGGAGCAGCATTACCCAATAAGCCTGCATATAGAACTAGCCTTGAGGAAACCAAGGAGCTACAAAGACAAATTTAG